The proteins below come from a single Papaver somniferum cultivar HN1 chromosome 11, ASM357369v1, whole genome shotgun sequence genomic window:
- the LOC113323717 gene encoding hydroxyproline O-arabinosyltransferase 3-like has product MIGRKNGRASPLLLVLLALGIFFVTYNLLTMIISNRTGGGDSLDTSFSRSDPVTQMPEDFKTSGKLLFHVALTATDAPYSKWQCRIMYYWYKKVKEMPGSEMGGFTRVLHSGNPDNLMEEIPTFVVDPLPEGLDRGYIVLNRPWAFVQWLEKATIEEDYILMAEPDHVFVNPLPNLARGGYPAAFPFFYIKPTEHENVIRKFYPKDMGPVTNVDPIGNSPVIIKKSTLEKIAPTWMNVSLSMKDDPETDKAFGWVLEMYAYAVASALHGVQHTLRKDFMLQPPWDLEVGKKFIIHYTYGCDYSLKGELTYGKVGEWRFDKRSHLRGPPPRNLSLPPPGVPESVVTLVKRVNEATANIPGWDNV; this is encoded by the exons ATGATTGGGAGGAAAAATGGACGGGCATCACCATTGCTTCTGGTTCTTTTAGCTCTAGGAATATTTTTTGTAACATATAACTTATTAACTATGATAATTAGCAATAGAACTGGGGGCGGTGATAGTTTAGATACTTCATTTTCGAGGTCTGACCCGGTTACTCAAATGCCTGAAGATTTTAAAACAAGCGGGAAATTGCTATTCCATGTTGCCCTTACTGCTACTGATGCACCTTACAGCAAATGGCAATGTCGGATTATGTATTATTGGTATAAGAAAGTGAAGGAAATGCCTGGGTCAGAGATGGGAGGATTCACTAGGGTTTTGCATTCTGGGAATCCTGACAATCTCATGGAGGAAATTCCCACGTTCGTTGTTGATCCTCTTCCCGAGGGACTCGATAGG GGTTACATTGTCTTGAATAGGCCATGGGCATTTGTGCAATGGCTAGAAAAAGCTACAATCGAGGAGGA TTACATCCTGATGGCGGAACCTGATCACGTTTTTGTAAATCCTCTGCCTAACTTAGCACGTGGAGGATATCCGGCAGCATTCCCATTTTTCTATATCAAACCTACTGAACATGAGAATGTTATAAGAAAGTTCTATCCCAAGGACATGGGCCCCGTGACAAATGTTGATCCCATTGGCAATTCTCCTGTAATTATCAAGAAG TCCACTCTGGAGAAAATTGCACCAACATGGATGAATGTCTCTCTAAGCATGAAAGATGATCCTGAGACTGATAAGGCTTTTGGATGGGTATTAGAAAT GTATGCATATGCTGTTGCATCGGCGTTGCATGGCGTCCAGCATACCCTCCGAAAAGATTTTATGCTACAG CCCCCGTGGGATTTGGAGGTTGGGAAGAAGTTCATAATTCACTATACTTATGGATGTGACTACTCTTTGAAG GGTGAACTAACATATGGGAAAGTTGGGGAGTGGCGCTTTGATAAGAGATCGCATCTTCGCGGTCCTCCACCAAGAAACCTCTCCTTGCCCCCACCTGGAGTTCCTGAAAGTGTG GTAACATTGGTTAAAAGAGTGAATGAGGCTACAGCTAACATTCCTGGATGGGATAATGTATAA